In [Limnothrix rosea] IAM M-220, the DNA window ATCGATGGGTGCAATATGTTCCCAATAGGTACTGCGGAACCGTTCGGGATTGCCGTAAACCGTGCGCATCATACCCGGCCAAGGCTGTTTCACGACGAGGTAACCGCCTTCATTATCACCAGCGGGATTGCCATCTAGATCAACAATGTCTGCAACGATGCCGGGGAAAGGCAGGGTTGCGGAACCGGGTTTAGTAGGCGTTGCGCCGGGGAGAGGAGTCAACATTACGCCGCCTGTTTCGGTTTGCCACCAAGTATCCACAATGGGACAGCGATCGCCACCGATGACGCGGTTGTACCACATCCAAGCTTCGGGGTTAATGGGCTCACCGACTGTGCCGAGCAAGCGCAACGAACTCATGTCATATTTATTCGGAATCTCCTCGCCCATCTTGATAAAGGCACGGATGGCAGTGGGTGCAGTGTAGAAAATCGTTACGCCATATTTTTCGATCACTTCCCAAAAACAGCCGGGGTTCGACGCACGGGGCGCACCTTCGTACATCACTGCCGTTGCGCCATTGGAGAGGGGGCCATAGGTAATGTAACTATGTCCGGTAATCCAGCCGACATCTGCGCCGCACCAGTACACATCGTCATCTTTGAGGTCAAAAATCCACTTGCAGGTCATGTGGGTGTAGAGGTTATAGCCGCCCGTCGTGTGAACTACGCCCTTGGGTTTTCCAGTTGTGCCGCTGGTGTAAAGAATGAAGAGCATATCTTCTGCATCCATCGGTTCGGCGGGGCAATTTGCAGATACTTCTTTCTGCATTTCGTGCCACCAATGGTCACGGCCTTCGACCATTTCCACATCGCCTTTGGTGCGTTGGACGACTAAAACATTTTCCACACTGGGGGCAAAATCATCGGCGATCGCCGCATCGACTTGGGGCTTGAGGGGAACCACTTTATCCTTACGGAAACCACCATCAGCAGTAATCACCAACTTTGCTTCCGCATCTTCGAGACGACTGCGGAGAGCTTCGGCGCTAAATCCCCCAAAAATTACCGTATGGGGCGCACCAATTCTGGCACAGGCGAGCAAAGCAATCACCGCTTCGGGAATCATCGGCATGTAAATACCGACGCGATCGCCCTTTTGCACACCCAGTTTTTTCATGGCATTGGCGAACTGACAAACCTCCCGGTGGAGTTGCGCGTAAGTCAGCGTCCGAGAATCACCCGGTTCCCCTTCCCAGATAAGAGCAGCTTTATTTTTGCGCCAAGTTTTCAGATGGCGATCGAGGCAATTATGGGAAATATTAATTTTGCCGCCGGAGAACCATTTTGCAAAAGGAGGCTGCCAATCGAGAACGGTATCCCATTTCTCGAACCATTCCAGTTCCTGCTCTGCCAGTTCACCCCAAAATTTCTCCGGGTCATTTTTCGCAAAATCGTAGAGTTCTTGGTATTGCTCAAGGCTTTTGATATGCGCCTGTTCGGAAAATTCAGCAGGGGGCGCAAAGGTACGATTTTCGTGGAGGATCGATTCAATTGTTGGATCAGACATATCAACTTGTTATGACAAAATTTATGCCTACCTATTTTCCCTCAAGGTTAAGCCGACAAAGATTGCAATTCGTTAAGGATGGGGGAACAGGGGGCGATTCTAAACTCAGTCTTTCTATAAACTATGCACGACATTGCCACCCAATTCAACACAGGAGTAGTAATCATGAAACACCCTAGTGAGTCAAAAAGGCTTGAATCTCTGCTTTGCACATTTCACGGGGATGCTTACCATTCTGATAAAGCAGATAACGTCGAATCCAGTCCAAATAACTCTGCTCAGTACGGTAGGAATGATACTTGAGACGAATGAATTCGCGCACCACATCTAACAACTTATGCGATGGGATGATATCAGGCAAAATTTTAAAATCTTTGATATTGCCTTTTAAAGAGATGTTATGCGGATTTTTTTTGCACAACACTCTATATTTAGCTGTTTATGCAAGAATATTCTATGTGTAAA includes these proteins:
- the acs gene encoding acetate--CoA ligase; amino-acid sequence: MSDPTIESILHENRTFAPPAEFSEQAHIKSLEQYQELYDFAKNDPEKFWGELAEQELEWFEKWDTVLDWQPPFAKWFSGGKINISHNCLDRHLKTWRKNKAALIWEGEPGDSRTLTYAQLHREVCQFANAMKKLGVQKGDRVGIYMPMIPEAVIALLACARIGAPHTVIFGGFSAEALRSRLEDAEAKLVITADGGFRKDKVVPLKPQVDAAIADDFAPSVENVLVVQRTKGDVEMVEGRDHWWHEMQKEVSANCPAEPMDAEDMLFILYTSGTTGKPKGVVHTTGGYNLYTHMTCKWIFDLKDDDVYWCGADVGWITGHSYITYGPLSNGATAVMYEGAPRASNPGCFWEVIEKYGVTIFYTAPTAIRAFIKMGEEIPNKYDMSSLRLLGTVGEPINPEAWMWYNRVIGGDRCPIVDTWWQTETGGVMLTPLPGATPTKPGSATLPFPGIVADIVDLDGNPAGDNEGGYLVVKQPWPGMMRTVYGNPERFRSTYWEHIAPIDGKYLYFAGDGARRDEDGYFWVMGRVDDVMNVSGHRLGTMEIESALVSHPAVAEAAVVGKPHDLKGEEVFAFVTLEGSQPASDELEAELKAHVVKEIGAIARPGEIRFTDVMPKTRSGKIMRRLLRNLAAGQEIAGDTSTLEDRTVLEKLRG
- a CDS encoding phage integrase N-terminal SAM-like domain-containing protein, whose protein sequence is MPDIIPSHKLLDVVREFIRLKYHSYRTEQSYLDWIRRYLLYQNGKHPREMCKAEIQAFLTH